A genomic window from Phragmitibacter flavus includes:
- a CDS encoding DEAD/DEAH box helicase, translated as MEITEQRLSDFGGWQAIKAAKEHVKLGQVADAKQDEKGFHGVVGLGKGAYRASLLVDGRGQVEGRCGCVEGRRGVICSHVLAVALQVIKGPMAPAPAPVKVAATPAAKVDSGMVKVEKPPSGRFYVSIMLSQLDRLESKGTVPVFFRHEHGEEEVSPELWNWMRGVGLGLGTQALRLGARELGELLGVLEGANHVFNGGNDIKSAQKLLIKNELIGLTEISHIKSDKTLIVSLLKRVLYKSNVANIGVVELGDQAVLVRADKDQAVEFSRFFETGRLQLPLREVITKLPEYVKMFGLLDDWLPDLRLMPVVPVFTLHLDGNLKRLLARLEMKLSNASYWYGENIDNHIYPVEDETNELVYYVRNEAAELSAWNRLKASGLKEAAVGVLEISGEAEVLRFMSTELPRLRRDFEIQEGDQWKSLSRSLAVIRPNVREVKGAESQEGSGMDWLNLEVAYESVDGVQVSRNEVLRLIRSGQRQGRTASGKRFVLDVEGCEDLEETLHDLSAKLERGGEQLAIRRRQVGVLTDFTEKGAGFGEVGSVLSGGVFAERMGNLGDRLRDYQREGVRWMERLGRAGLGGLLADEMGLGKTVQTLGLLRLLLSGSEKVGPALVVCPTSLLGNWADEARKFVPDLRIHVSHEGGRHEHWDRLKDYDVIFTSYQLVARDLEFLSKVMFEVVVLDEASYIRNAETVTSKAVRQLRSRACFALTGTPVENSVKDLWSIFEFVMPGHLPGKEAFHERYVKNMAQADSRQARAAMERLRRLVKPYLLRRTKREVVKDLPEKMEQVVWCDLTPMQREVYTRILEEGREEIRQARKKAGKGSARMTMFTVLLRLRQICNDVRLVGLKSEDGATGGKWDRFDEMLQELIEGDHRALVFSQFVGMLKLVRERLDKGGIEYCYLDGSTRDRAGQVAEFQSEGSRKRFFLISLKAGGYGLNLTAADHVLLMDPWWNPAVEAQAIDRAHRIGQGRPVTAERFVMRGTVEEKILALQAKKRAVMDMAMEEDATVMAGVSDEELEAMLMG; from the coding sequence ATGGAGATCACGGAACAACGATTAAGCGACTTTGGTGGCTGGCAGGCAATCAAAGCGGCAAAAGAACATGTAAAGCTTGGGCAAGTCGCTGATGCCAAGCAGGATGAGAAGGGTTTCCACGGAGTTGTTGGACTTGGGAAGGGGGCGTATAGAGCGAGTTTGTTGGTGGACGGTCGTGGCCAAGTGGAGGGGAGGTGTGGATGTGTTGAAGGACGTCGTGGGGTGATTTGTTCCCATGTGCTGGCGGTGGCTCTGCAGGTGATCAAGGGGCCGATGGCTCCGGCACCGGCTCCGGTGAAGGTGGCGGCGACGCCTGCGGCCAAGGTGGATTCAGGAATGGTGAAAGTGGAGAAACCACCAAGTGGACGTTTTTATGTTTCGATCATGTTATCGCAGTTGGATCGACTAGAATCTAAAGGGACAGTTCCGGTATTTTTTCGTCACGAACATGGTGAGGAGGAGGTGTCGCCGGAGTTGTGGAATTGGATGCGTGGAGTGGGATTGGGCTTGGGGACTCAGGCATTGCGGCTTGGTGCAAGAGAACTTGGTGAGTTGCTGGGGGTGTTGGAGGGTGCCAATCATGTCTTTAATGGTGGCAACGACATAAAAAGCGCTCAAAAATTGTTGATTAAGAATGAGTTGATCGGATTAACAGAAATATCGCATATTAAATCTGACAAAACACTCATTGTTAGTCTTTTAAAAAGGGTATTATACAAAAGTAACGTGGCGAATATCGGGGTGGTTGAACTGGGGGATCAGGCAGTGTTGGTGCGGGCGGACAAGGATCAAGCTGTGGAGTTTTCACGTTTTTTTGAGACTGGACGTTTGCAGCTACCGTTGAGGGAGGTGATCACAAAATTGCCCGAATATGTAAAAATGTTTGGATTGTTGGATGATTGGTTGCCGGACTTGAGATTGATGCCAGTTGTGCCTGTTTTCACGTTGCACTTGGATGGCAATTTGAAGCGGTTGCTGGCTCGATTGGAGATGAAGCTCTCTAACGCATCTTATTGGTATGGAGAAAATATTGACAACCATATTTATCCTGTTGAAGACGAGACTAATGAATTGGTTTATTATGTAAGGAATGAAGCAGCAGAGCTGTCGGCTTGGAATCGGCTCAAAGCGTCGGGATTGAAGGAAGCTGCTGTGGGAGTGTTGGAGATCTCTGGAGAGGCGGAAGTGTTACGCTTCATGTCGACCGAATTACCACGTTTACGACGTGATTTCGAAATTCAGGAGGGAGATCAGTGGAAATCGTTGTCGAGAAGTTTGGCGGTGATTCGTCCGAATGTTCGAGAGGTAAAAGGGGCGGAGTCGCAGGAGGGATCGGGGATGGATTGGCTGAATCTTGAAGTGGCTTATGAGTCGGTGGATGGGGTGCAGGTGTCGCGGAATGAGGTGCTGAGATTGATTCGAAGCGGGCAGAGGCAGGGGCGGACGGCAAGTGGCAAACGTTTTGTGCTGGATGTGGAGGGCTGTGAAGATCTTGAGGAAACCTTGCATGATTTGTCGGCCAAGCTGGAGCGCGGTGGCGAGCAATTGGCAATCCGTCGTCGCCAGGTGGGCGTTTTGACGGATTTCACGGAAAAAGGAGCTGGCTTTGGTGAGGTCGGGAGCGTTTTGAGTGGTGGAGTGTTTGCGGAAAGAATGGGGAACTTGGGGGATCGATTGCGGGATTATCAGCGCGAAGGCGTTCGCTGGATGGAACGCTTGGGTCGCGCTGGCTTGGGGGGATTGCTGGCGGATGAGATGGGATTGGGCAAGACGGTGCAGACTTTGGGGCTGCTTCGTTTATTGCTTTCTGGAAGTGAAAAGGTGGGTCCGGCTCTGGTGGTTTGTCCAACATCGTTGTTGGGCAACTGGGCGGACGAGGCGCGCAAGTTTGTGCCGGATCTACGGATTCATGTGTCGCACGAAGGCGGACGTCATGAACATTGGGATCGTTTGAAGGATTACGATGTGATATTCACTTCGTATCAGTTGGTGGCGAGGGATTTGGAGTTTCTTTCCAAGGTGATGTTTGAGGTCGTGGTGCTGGATGAGGCGAGTTACATCAGGAACGCGGAAACGGTGACTTCCAAGGCGGTGAGGCAGTTGCGGTCGAGGGCTTGTTTCGCGCTAACAGGGACACCGGTGGAAAACTCGGTGAAGGATCTGTGGTCGATTTTTGAGTTTGTGATGCCGGGGCATTTGCCGGGCAAGGAGGCTTTTCATGAGCGATACGTGAAAAACATGGCGCAGGCGGATTCGCGTCAGGCTCGCGCGGCGATGGAGAGGCTGCGGCGATTGGTGAAGCCCTATTTGTTGAGGAGGACCAAGCGTGAGGTGGTGAAGGACTTGCCTGAGAAGATGGAGCAGGTGGTTTGGTGTGATTTGACTCCGATGCAGAGGGAGGTTTACACGCGAATTTTGGAAGAAGGTCGTGAGGAGATTCGCCAGGCACGGAAGAAGGCGGGCAAGGGGTCGGCGCGGATGACGATGTTTACGGTGTTGTTGCGGCTGCGGCAGATTTGTAATGATGTGAGGTTGGTGGGATTGAAATCGGAGGACGGGGCGACGGGTGGCAAGTGGGATCGGTTTGATGAGATGCTGCAGGAGTTGATCGAGGGGGACCATCGGGCGCTGGTGTTCAGTCAGTTTGTGGGGATGCTGAAGCTGGTGAGGGAGCGGTTGGACAAGGGGGGGATTGAATACTGTTATCTGGATGGGTCGACGCGGGATCGGGCGGGGCAGGTGGCGGAGTTTCAGTCGGAGGGAAGCAGGAAGAGGTTTTTCCTGATCAGTTTGAAGGCGGGTGGCTATGGATTGAACCTGACGGCGGCGGATCATGTGTTGTTGATGGATCCGTGGTGGAATCCGGCGGTGGAGGCGCAGGCGATTGACCGGGCGCACCGGATTGGGCAGGGTCGGCCGGTGACGGCGGAGCGGTTTGTGATGCGGGGGACGGTGGAGGAGAAGATCTTGGCGCTTCAGGCCAAGAAGCGGGCGGTGATGGACATGGCGATGGAGGAGGACGCGACGGTGATGGCGGGGGTGAGTGATGAGGAGTTGGAGGCGATGTTGATGGGGTGA
- a CDS encoding ParA family protein, giving the protein MRIVAIANQKGGVGKTTTALNLSACLAAEGARILLIDLDPQANATSGLGIAQEDGGSLYPCLIGQYSVTDVIRSTRIPNLSIIRSHQELAGCEIELAQAGDHLTRIRDVLAPLKTSGHFDYAILDCPPSLGVLMTGALAASDELLIPIQCEYFGLEGLSKIVQIVPQICESGANPNLTIEGIVMTMFDSRMNLTQQVVNDVRTVFTDVVYQTVIPRSIRLGEAPSFGKTIVEYDPGGRGSLAYQALATEFLTRHRNS; this is encoded by the coding sequence ATGAGGATCGTCGCAATTGCCAACCAAAAAGGAGGTGTGGGGAAAACCACCACCGCCTTGAACCTATCCGCCTGCCTTGCCGCTGAAGGCGCCCGGATTCTCTTGATCGATCTCGATCCCCAAGCCAACGCCACCAGCGGTCTCGGCATCGCGCAGGAGGATGGCGGCAGCCTCTACCCCTGCCTCATTGGACAATATTCCGTTACTGACGTCATCCGCAGCACCCGCATCCCCAATCTCTCCATCATTCGTTCCCACCAAGAACTGGCAGGCTGCGAAATCGAACTCGCCCAGGCCGGTGATCACCTCACCCGCATCCGCGATGTCCTCGCCCCGCTTAAAACCAGCGGCCATTTCGACTACGCCATTCTCGACTGCCCCCCTTCTCTCGGAGTGCTCATGACCGGAGCCCTCGCCGCGTCTGACGAACTGCTCATCCCCATCCAGTGCGAATATTTCGGACTCGAAGGCCTCTCCAAAATCGTTCAGATCGTCCCCCAAATCTGCGAAAGCGGTGCCAACCCCAACCTCACCATTGAGGGCATCGTCATGACCATGTTCGACTCCCGCATGAACCTCACCCAGCAGGTGGTCAATGACGTGCGAACCGTCTTCACCGATGTGGTTTATCAAACCGTCATCCCGCGCAGCATCCGGCTTGGCGAAGCCCCCAGCTTTGGCAAAACCATCGTCGAATACGATCCCGGCGGCCGCGGCTCACTTGCTTACCAGGCCCTCGCCACCGAATTCCTCACCCGACATCGAAACAGCTAA
- a CDS encoding ParA family protein, whose translation MIVFATASQKGGVGKTTVCINLGHALARRGWNTLLVDTDPQGGIGLSLSKNTRKKRGFYDFMAKGGEARRLIIPTRLPEFSILPSGSADEFMRGTDFENAPEKLRDFLRQIDLLGYDCVILDTAAGMTSMTETVVRGADWIVVPQQAEPLAVRSIPLLMETLSRFRKEGSPVRIAGILLTMVLNTHEASLKVVRELRQMLPPQLLFQQDIPRDNLFLEASAMGLPIALMRKNPPATALIFDQLAAELEERTGLGDRKEQDHSHASLLD comes from the coding sequence GTGATCGTATTCGCCACCGCCAGTCAAAAGGGAGGAGTCGGTAAAACCACCGTCTGCATCAATCTCGGCCACGCCCTCGCGCGCCGCGGCTGGAACACTCTTCTGGTCGACACCGACCCTCAAGGCGGCATCGGACTCTCCCTCTCCAAAAACACCCGCAAAAAACGCGGCTTCTACGACTTCATGGCCAAGGGCGGCGAAGCCCGACGCCTCATCATCCCCACCCGCCTGCCCGAGTTCAGCATCCTCCCGAGCGGCAGTGCCGATGAGTTCATGCGCGGCACCGATTTCGAAAACGCCCCCGAAAAATTGCGCGACTTCCTCCGCCAGATTGACCTCCTCGGTTATGACTGCGTCATCCTCGACACCGCCGCCGGCATGACCAGCATGACCGAAACCGTCGTGCGCGGTGCCGACTGGATCGTCGTCCCCCAACAGGCCGAACCCCTCGCCGTGCGCAGCATCCCCCTCCTCATGGAAACGCTCTCGCGATTCCGCAAGGAAGGCTCCCCCGTCCGCATCGCCGGCATCCTCCTGACGATGGTGCTCAACACCCACGAGGCCAGCCTCAAAGTCGTGCGCGAACTCCGCCAGATGCTTCCGCCGCAGCTCCTGTTCCAACAGGACATTCCTCGCGACAACCTCTTTTTGGAAGCCAGTGCCATGGGATTACCGATCGCCCTCATGCGCAAAAACCCACCCGCCACCGCCCTCATCTTCGATCAGCTTGCTGCCGAGCTCGAAGAACGCACCGGACTCGGCGACCGCAAAGAACAAGACCACAGCCATGCAAGTCTCCTGGATTGA